The DNA region CGAGCGTGGCAGTCCGAGATTCCGGCCGACCGGACGGCCATCTGCGAGTCGGTCCGCTTCGGCGTCGAGCGGTCGAAACCGGGCGAACAGTTCCGGGCGATTCCGGACCACGAGCGCGAGGAACTGCTCGGGAGTCTGCCCGACGACTGGGAGGAGTTCGACGCGACCCAATCCGTCAGCCCCGCGGTCGAGCGACAACTGGAAACGCTCGGGTACCGCTGAGACCCGCTGGCGGTCTCGACCTCGAAAAGCCAGCAAAGCTTTCCCCGCCCGTGCCCTCACTCACACGCATGGAACCCGAATCCCAAGAACACGGCGCGAAAATAGAGGTATCGGTCGAGAAGGAACCGCCGGGGATGGAGCGCGTTCGGATCATCGCCGACCTGCTGGACGAGGCCGTCGAACTCCCCGTTATCAACTACAAAATCGGGCTGGACCCCATTCTGGGCATCCTGCCGGTGGGCGGTGACACCCTCTCGGCGGCCATCTCGCTGTACATCGTCGCCGAGGGCGCGCAGATGGGCGCGTCCCGCGACACCGTGCTGAAGATGCTGCTCAACGTCGGCGTGGACGCCGCTACCGGGTCGATTCCGGTCCTCGGAACGCTCATCGACGCGGTGTGGAAAGCCAACAAGCGCAACGTCGCGCTGTTGGAAGACGAGTTCGGGAAGGGGTACTGAGTCGGTGGAGTGAGGCGGCGCGTCCCGATTCTGTCGGTCCCTCACAGGGTTTCTGAGACCGATTTCTGCGAACGGAGCAGTTGACAGACGACACAACTTTATTGAGAGCTTCGAAAGATGTCGAAATATGGTACGTAGACGAACGATAGCTGTCGTGGAGTTCGTCGGGGCCGGAGTCATGCTCTTGGCTCTGTTTCCGCTGTGGCGACGAGCCTCTGAGGACGACGAAGCACTCAGCGTCTCGCCGTCCGACATCGCCGCCGGTGGCGTCGGCCAGTTCGTTCGGTACTGGGCGCGAGACCGCGACGTGGCCGGAATACGAAGCCGACGCAGTCGGTGGTTCCTCGCGCACCTCGCGTGGAGCGGGTGGGGTTTCGCCGTGCGACGGCGGTCCGACGACTCCGAGAACGCTTCGAAGAACTTCCACGTCGGCGCGCTCGCCGCGACGACGGCGTACCGACTCTGGTACGGCGTACTCAACCCGCTTCCCGACGACACCGAGTGACGTTTTCTGCGGAAACCTGTCCGCTACACCCCGCTCTCGACCCGCACCCCGCAGAATCCGTCCCGACCTAACTCGAAGCGCCACGAGCCACTTCCATCTTCGTCTGTCCAGATAGTCGAGTCGGTCAGTCAGTCCACGCCGTCGCCCTCGGCGTCGGCGAACGTCTCGACATTGATGGCGTAGAGCGTCGCGTTCTCGTACCAGCGGTCTTTCGTTCCTATGAACACCCGCGAGGGCCGATGACGATTTCGACCGGCAAAACTGGTGGGCGAGGGCGACACGCTCGCTCCGGGTTGATTTAACCGCTTCGCGGGACAGAGGGCCTGAAATGATAAGTGCGTCGGCGTGTTCTTCACGTCCGTTCTGGTGGGGGATTGATGGACGCGAGTACACGTACAGCGACGGAGGAATCGGAACGGAGCGAAGCGGTCGTCGAGTGCGACCGCGTGACCCGCAGATACGAACGCGGCGGTGGTGGCGGGTGGTTCTCGTTCGGCGACGACGCCGAGGAGCGCCCGACGGTGACGGCGCTCAAAGACATGTCGCTGACCATCGAGCGCGGCGAGTTCGTCGGCCTGTCGGGACCGAGCGGGAGCGGCAAGTCCACGCTCATTCACCTGCTGTCAGGACTGGACGCGCCGACCGAGGGGACGGTCACGCTCGCGGGCGAGGACGTGTCGTCGCTCACCCAGAAGCAACTGACGCGACTGCGACTGGAGCAGGTGGGCATCGTCTTCCAGCGGTTTCACCTCATGCCGTCGCTGTCCGCGCGGGCGAACGTCGCGCTCCCGCTGGTCGAGCGCGGTCTCGGCAAGTCCGAGCGCCGCGAGCAGGCCGCCGACCTGCTGGAGAAGGTCGGTCTCGGCGACCGCCAGAGCCACCGCCCCGGCGAGCTGTCCGGCGGCGAGCAACAGCGCGTCGCCGTCGCGCGGGCGCTCGCTGGCGACCCCCTCGTCGTCTTCGCCGACGAACCGACCGGCGAACTCGACACCGACACCGGCGCGGTCATCCTCGACCTGCTCGGGGACCTCGCCGAGGAGCGTGCCGTGGTCATCGCGTCGCACGACGAACGGGCGCTCGCCCGGACCGACCGCGTGGTCCGTCTGCGCGACGGGCAGGTGCAGGATGCGTGAGAGGATGCGCGAGGAGGTGCGTCGATGTCCGCAGTGAGGCGATGGCTCGGTCTCGTTGGGGTCGCGCTCCGCCGGACCGCCACGAAGGCGACACGGACCGCGCCGCGCCAGACCGCGGTGAGCGTCCTCGGCGTCGCCATCGCCGTCGCGCTCATGCTCGTCGTGACCGCGACCGGTCTCGGTCTCGTGCAGGGGACCACGGTCCGGGGCGACGCGGTGGACTACTGGGTCGTGCCCGAGTCCGGCGGCGCGTCCACGATGGTCGTCTCGACCGACTCGGCCAAACTCGGCGACGTTCACGCCAAGGGCGACGCGCTGAACGCCGACAACCGCATCGAGTACGCGACTCCGGTCGGGATTTCGGTCCTGAAAGTGGAGACCGACGGCGGGGGAAGCGAGTACGTTCTCGGCGTCGGCGTCGTCGGGTCGCCGAAACTCGACGGAGTGGCCGGACTCCCGACCGCGCCGCTCGCTCCGGGAGACCCCTACTACGCCAACGGGAGTTACGACGGCGAGTGGACCGGCGAGGCCGTCCTCTCGTCCGGCGCGGCCCAGCGACTCGGCGTCAACGAGAGCGCCAACATCTCGGCCAGCGGCGCAATCGCCGGGTCGGGCGACCGACAGTGGCAGGTCACGGCCGCCGAGCAGGCCGCCGTCGAGTCGGGTCTCTCGGGGATGCCCGTGATGCTAGTCCACCTGAGCGAGCTACAGGCCATCACCGGCGCGCAGTCGGGCGACCAAGCCGACCAGATTCTTGTCCAGTCGAACGTCGGCGGTCTCGAATCCTCGCTCGAAGAGCGGTTCGCGGGCGCGAGCGCGGTGACGCGCTCGGGATTCACCGCACAGAACTCGGTCGATTCGGACCTGCCGCTGGCGATGGGGCTGGCGGCCCTGCTCATCGCCGTCGTCGTCGGCACGCTGTTCGTCGCCACCACGCAGGGGTTGCAGGTCGAGGCCGACAGCGAGCAGTTGGCGACCCTGACGGCCATCGGGTTCTCGCGGCGCGCACGCGCGGTCCTGCTCGTCGTGCAGGCGCTCGCGCTCACGCTCGTCGGGGGCGCGCTCGGCATCGTCCTCGCGTACGGGACGACCGCGATTACCAACTACGCCGCCACGCGGGCCATCGCGCCCGTCCCAATCGCAACCTTCCACCCCCTGCTGGTGGTCTACGGACTCGGCGTCTCGGCGTTCATCGGGATTCTCGTCGCGCCGTACTTGCTGGCGATGGAGGGCCGCACCGAGGGCGTCACGGAGGTGATTCGGTGAGCAAGCTTCTCCGAACCCGACTCATCGCGGCGGCCCGAAAGCGGGCCACCGTGGAGGTAAACCGATGAGCGAACTTCTCCGAACCCGACTCATCGCGGCGGCCCGAAAGCGGGCCGCCGTGGAGGTAAACCGATGAGCGAACTTCTCCGAACCCGACTCATCGCGGCGGCCCGAAAGCGGGCCGCCGTGGAGGTAAACCGATGAGTCGGCTTCGGGTCGCCGCCTCGGTCGCGGCCGCCCAACTCCGCCACGACCGCGCACGGACCGTCCTCGCGGTGGTCGGCATCGCGGTGGCGGTCCTCTCGACCACCCTGCTGGCGAGCCTCGGCTACGGCGTCTTCGAGACCGGCCAGCAGAAGTTCGACGCCTCAGGCCGGGACCTCTGGGTCACGGGCGGGTCGCTCTCGGACGGTCCCGGCGGGTTCGGCACGTCCATCACCGACGCCCACGAGACGGCGGGCGACATCGAATCGCTCGACGCGGTCCAGTCGTCGGTTCCGATGGCGTTTCAGGCGGTCTACGTGGGGAACGGCTCCGGGAATATGCAGACGCTCGTCGGGGTCGGCGTCCCCGGCGGCGGCGGTGCCGTCGAAATCAGCGAGGGCGAAGGGTTCCACACGTACGACCAGCACTACGCGGGCGGCGACTACGACGGGAACATGACCTACTCGGTCATCATCGACACCCGCACCGCGGAGATGTACGACGTGGGTGTGGGCGACACGCTCCAGATAGGCGGGTCCGTCGAGAGTGCAAAAAACCACGAGTTTACCGTCGTCGGCATCTCGCCGACGTTCTCCAGCTTTCTAGGCGCGCCGACAACGACGATGCATCTGGGCGAACTCCAGCGAATCACGGGCACCACCGGCACCGACAAAGCGACGTTCATCACGGTCAACGTGAACGACGGCGCGGACGTGAGCACGGTCGAACAGCGCCTCCAGCGGGAGTACCCCGACTACACGATTCGGACGAACGACGAGCAGATGCGCGCGGTCCTCCAGCACAACGCGGTCGTCATCGCGGTCGGGGGCGCGCTGGTCGTCCTCTCGGTGGTCGCGGGGTTCGCGCTCACGCTCAACGTTCTCTCCATCGTCGTCTTCCAGCAGAAGGAGGAACTTGCGGCCCTGACCGCGCTCGGGGTCTCCTCGAAGACGCTCGTGGCGATGGTCGCCGGACAGGGCGTCCTGCTGGGCGCTCTCGGCGGGGTTCTCGGGGTCGCGGTCACGCCGCCGTTCGTGGTCGGCTTGAACTTCGTCGCGGCCGAAATCGTCGGCTTCGAGGGACTGGTGCAGGCGCCGGGGTCGGTGCTGGCGCTCGGCGGAGCCATCGCGCTGGTCATCGGCACGCTGGCGGCCGCGGTCGCTGGCTGGCGGACGCTTCGGACCGTCGGCATCGACCAACTGGCGCGGTGACGGCGGTCCGGTGAGTCGCTTTCTGACGACCTCTTTCGGAACCAACCGTTTTGTGACTCAGCGTTGGGAGTCGTCTCGATGGGAGAAATCGACACCGACGCCAATACCGACACCGACGCGTGCGCTCGATGCGGGGGACTGCTCGACCCGGAGCGACCACCACGTCGCGCTGTCGCGGACCTCGGTGAACCCCCGAGTCGCGTCGAAGGAGACCGACGAACGGCTGTTCTGCCCCGACTACCGCCTCGTACGTCGAGACCGATTCGCCGAGGAATCCCGACCCCGCCGAGCGGAGCGACCGAGGCTCGTAGCTTATAGCGTAATCGACTGAGACTCCTTGACCACCCTGTCGCCCTCGTCTTTGGCTCGGAGCGTCACGTCGAGCGTGCTACCGACCGGGAACTGGAAGAGGTCCCATCCGGACCCGCGCTGACCGCTCACGTCGGTGACCGAGAAGTTCACGTCGGCCGCGCCCTCGTGGACGACGACCTCCACCACGTCGAGGTCGCCGTCGGAATCGGCGACGGCCCACCGGACTGAAAACATGCGGTCGTCGCCCAGTTGCTCGCTCTTCGACACGTCGAATCTGTCAACGGTCGGCGCGGACGCCGCGGCACCGCCACCGAACGACATCTGGCCGTACCCGCCTTCGCCGAAGCCGACCGGTTCGGCCGCGGAAGCACCCCCGGACCCCGCGGCGACCGCCGCCGCGGCGGACCCGGCGAGTTTCAGATAGGACCGTCTGTCGAGTAGCGATGTCTCTGCCTCGTCGTCTGCTTGTAGTCGCTCGCGTGCCATGCGCAGTCGAAAGGCTTCGACCGCGGATTATCAACGTTTCGATGTCCTTGTAAAACAAAGAAATTCTTTGAATTTCTAGGCGGTCCGAGACGAATCAGGGCGACCCCCGTGGTCGCCCGGTCGGTCCCGATTCAGTCCGTCCGCTCGGGGTGCGGTGGCTCAGTTCGAGTCCTCGTCATCGTCGTCACCGTTCTCCGGCGGCGCGTCCTGCACCGTCACCTGAATCGACTTGCCGAAGTCGCTGGTCAGCACGTCGAGGAAGGTCTCGCCGGAGTCAAGTCCGAGGTCGGACTCGTCCAGTCGGTACTGGACCTGCGCGGACTCGCCGGGGTCAACCTCCACTCGCTGTTCCTCGATGACGGTCCCGTCGATGCGAAGCTGTACGGTGTCCGTGAGGATTTGCTCGCTCGGGTTGCGAACCTGCGCGTTCACGACGAGTTCGCCCTCTTCCAGCACTATCGTTTCGGGCGCGGCAATCGAGACCACGCGAAGCGACGGTTCGGCCGCGGGTTCCGCCGTGGTCGTCGTTTCGGTCGGCGTCTCTTCCGCCGTCGTCGTCTCAGTCGTAGTCGTCTCTTCCGGCGGTTCCTCAGTAGTCGTTTCCGTCGTTGTCGTCTCAGTAGTCGTTTCCTCGGTCGTCGTTTCCGTCGTGGTCGTGTCGGGCATCATCTCGTCGGGCAGGTCGAACTCTGCATCCTCGGGCGCGGTCACGACGAACTCGACGTTTTGCACCGAGACGTTCCGGAAGACGAACCGGACGTTCTGGCGGTCCGAGCGAGCGACCTGTCGGTCCTCGCTCGCGGCCTCGCCGACGCTCTCCTCGACGGAGGCCCCCCTCAGAATCTTCGTGAGGTCCACGCGGAGCGTCTGGTCGCTGACCAAGCGGTCCTCGACGACCACCGTACGGTCCACGTCGTCGGCGTCACCGACGACGAACGAGAACTCGTTGACCCGCACGTTGTCGATGCGGAACCGAATCGTCTGCTCGGGCACGGACGGTTCGGCCGCTTCGGTTGTCGTGGTGGCCTTGGTCGGCGTTTCCGTCGTTGTGGTTTCGGCCGGTTTTTCGGTTGTCGTCGTCTCGGTCGGCGTCTCGGTCGGCGTCTCAGTCGTGGTCGTCTCTGTGGTGGTCGTTTCGGTTGGCGTCTCGGTTGTCGTAGTCGTCTCTGTGGTGGTCGTTTCGGTCGGCGTCTCAGTTGTCGTAGTCGTCTCTGTGCTAGTCGTTTCGGTCGGCGTCTCGGTCGGCGTTTCCGTCGTGGTAGTTTCGGTCAGTGTTTCCGTCGTGGTAGTTTCGGTCGGCGTCTCGGTTGTCGTGGTCGTCTCCGTCGGCGTCTCAGCCGTAGTCGTTTCAGTCGGCGTCTCGGTCGGCGGTTCCGTCTCCGGCGGTTCTTCGGTCGTAGTAGTTTCAGTCGGCGTTTCCGTTTCGGGCGGTTCCTCCGTCGTAGTCGGCGTCTCCGTCGGTGTTTCCGTCTCCGGTGGCACCTCCGTCGGCGTCCCGTCAGTCCCTTCGACCGTCACCGCGGCCTCGTCCGCGACGACCTGATTGTCCACGGTGTAGGCACCGTCCTCAGCGCCCTGCGAGTCCACGAAGTCGAAGGTCTGGTTGTCGTTCGTGTCCTGATACGCCAGCGCGAGCAGGGTCCGGGACTCCTCGATGGGTTCGTCGAGCGTCACCTCGACGTTCTCGTGAGTTCCCGCTTCGAGGTACTCCGAGACCCCGCGGACGCTACCGAGGACCGACCCGTTGAGCAGTTCCTCGTCGTGGACGACGACGAAACCGCCGTCGGCCAGCGTTACCTGCGAAATCGTGACGACGGTCCCGTCAGATGTCTGATTATCGAATGTGACCGTCGTGTTTGCTTCCGTCTGATTCTGCGCCATCAGCTCGTTGGGCGGCGACTGGTCGGCCGCCGTCTCGGGACCCGTCGCCCCGAGAGTGGTGACCGCTCCCCCGAACACCGTTCCGAAAACGAGCATGATAGCTACGGCTACGTGCTTGCGGCTCACTGTTTTTCTCCCCCAACGGGTACTCTACGACGAATGGCATAAATCCGCTGGCGGCCGATACACCGGCTCTCAGCCGGTCAGACCGACAGACGGCGACCGACCCACTGGGGAATCGCCGCGACGACGCGGAGTCCGGGTGCACCGTCGTAGAGCCAGAGAACGACCATCAGGAGCGCGAACAGGCCCTCGTCGCTGACGAGTGCCGCCGGAGAGAGTTCCTGTAGGTGCGCCACGAAGCTCTGTTCGGTCTCGTACTGTATCGGCGCGACCAGCGGCCACGCGAGAAATCCCAGCGAGTAGAAATCGCCCGCGAGAAGTGGGTCGAGCGCGTCGCCGAACAGGTGCGAAAAGTAGCCGACGGCGAACGCCGTCGCCATGGTCCCGCGGTCGAGTCGCCGGAACAGAACGACGAGTAGCGCGAGCAAAACGAGCGCGAGTACCAGCGAGTGGGCCAGCGACCGCCCGTTCGGAAGGACGCCGAACGTCCACGCGAGCGGTTTGTCCACGAGGTCCGGAAACTGGGTCCCGAGCGCGAGCGCGACGGTCGCGTACCCGTCAGGTGCGCGCCGGGCGCTCGCGTGGACGAAAAACGAGTACAACAGATAGCCGACCGCGAGGTGCCCCCAAGGCCACATGCAGGTTGGTTAGGAATATGACGGCTTAGTCCTTCGGGCGACGCCCGAGTTAGGTATTTACAACCATGATTTTGCCGTTCGTTAGGGCATTCAAATTGGCCAAGGATTTTTTCTAATACCGAGTGGACGTGTCCGTGGGGGATGGGAACATGAAAGCCGTTATTTTAGCCGCCGGAAAGGGCACTCGCCTCCGGCCGCTGACCGACGACAAGCCCAAGGGAATGGTCGAAATCGACGGGAAGCCAATCCTCACCCATTGCTTCGAGCAGTTGGCCGAATTGGGGGCCGACGAGTTCGTGGTCGTGGTGGGTTACCGCAAGCAGGACATCATCGAACACTACGACGACGAGTTCGAGGGCGTGCCCATCACGTACTCTCACCAGCGCGAGCAGAAAGGTCTCGCACACGCCTTGCTCACCGTTGAGGAACACATCGAGGACGACTTCATGCTGATGCTCGGTGACAACGTTTTCGACGCGAATCTCGGCGACGTGAAGAAGCGACAACAGGAAGACCGGGCGGACGCGGCGTTCCTGACCGAGGAGGTGCCCTACGAGGAGGCCGACCGCTACGGGGTCTGTGACACGAACGACTACGGCGAGATTACCGATGTGGTGGAAAAGCCCGAGGACCCGCCGAGCAATCTCGTGATGACGGGCTTTTACACGTTCACGCCCGCCATCTTCCACGCGTGTCATCTCGTCCAACCGTCGAATCGCGGCGAGTACGAAATCAGCGAGGCCATCGACCTGCTCATCCAGAGCGGCCGCACCATCGACGCCATCCGGATGGACGGTTGGCGCGTTGACGTGGGCTATCCCGAGGACCGCGACCGGGCCGAGCGACTGCTTCGGGGCGAGGACCCCGAATCGAACGCCGACTCCGCGGACTCCGCCGACTCGGAGTCCGAACCGGCCACGAGTTCGGCCGAAGCCTCGTCGGACTAATCGCTCAGTATTCGTCCCGGAACGGCTACAGATACCGTAGCTGACCTGTACTATCCCGGTTACGCCGGGTTTATGCACGCCGATTAGGGTCGTCTACCCATGGGTCGCTGGGGCGAACTCGCCGCGCAGGTACACGGTGACGAAACCGACGAGCGACCGCCGTCGATAGAGGAGTTTCTGGAGTCGAACCACCAACTGTTCACTGTCATCGGCATCTTCGGCGCGCTCTCGGTGTACCTCATCAGGTTCCAGCAGGCCGCGGCCGAGACCGGAGCGACGACCGGGTCGGTCGGCGCGATACTGCTCCTCTTTCTGCTCACGTCGTCAGTGGCGGTCCGGAACTCCTACCGGTGTACCGAGCGAGCGCGACGCCACGGCGCGTACCTGTTGGTGTTTGGCTACGCCGTCTTCATGTACTCGTTCGTCACGCTGGTCGTCTCCGTCGTCCTCGTCATCGTCGGCCAGTACGCGCAGGGCGCCGAGAGCGTCCTCGGGTCGAGTTTCGTCTACGCCCTCGTCTTCCTCTACGTGCCCTTCATCTTCCGGGCTGACGCCTTCCGGGAGTTCGAGGGGTCGAGCGTGGCCACGGCGGGCGTTCGACACGCCCCGCACCTCGGCGCGGGCGCGCTCACGGCGTGGTATGCGTTGCAGTGGCACTGGGGGACCCTCCCGACGCTGGAACTGGACAGCGCGGCCTACTCTATCGGCATCGTGACGAGTCTGGTCGGCAATCACTTCGCGCTGACCGCCATCGCGTTCGGCGCGCTGTGGGTCGGGGACAGGGTGGTGGCGAGGGTTCGGGGATGAGTCGAGAAAGTCAGCAACTCCCTGCCATCCGGTCGATTTTCGGGCCGGGGAACAGGACGAGTTCCTTCGCGCAGTGGCGGTCGTCGTTGACGTAGACGACGATTTCGGTCCCCCGACCGCTTCGAGGTCGGCGAGACCATACTCTACGACTTCCATCCTGTCACGCTCGTCGTCTATAAGGACGATGCCCGCGTCCGCAAGCAGTTCCGCGGCGCGCTCGCGGGCCTGCGCTCGCTCGACTTCGTCGGTCATGGAAACCGGGTCGCGTCCCGGAGCAAAAAACGGTCGGCGACGGGGAAGTCGTCTCGCGGTTCGCCGACAACCATTTGCCCGACGGCGTTGCCAATATATCGGCGATGTTCAAAGCACAGATCACCGACGGCGAACAGATAGAGTGCGAGGACTACGAGGAAGGCGACTACGGCGTCGAACTCTTCGACGAGAGCGGCGAGTTCATCGCGTTCGTGCCGTACGCCCACCTGCTCTACGTCGGGACCGTGACCGATGACGGACAGATGGTCTGGTAGTTCGGCGTCGGAACTCTCCGACGAGTGCGGGGCGATTCAGGTCATCGCCGACGAAATACGCGAACGGTGGCGTCGCCGCGGCGCAAATGACACGTATTTTTAGGTGTGGGACATAATATCGCGGTACAGAGACCGCGACATGGGTTGGATTAACTGGGCAGTGGCCGGAAGGATACGAACCGCTCCGCCGCGGGGTGTTCCCGCTGGCATCGACGCATGTTGGACGACCGACGCGGAGTCGGGCGAGTGGGAGTCCCGACGAACCTACAGCCAGCGGCATGGGGAAACTTATTTTGACCGCAGTAGACGAGTAATCAGACGAATGCGAACGGAGGGCGGACCGGAGCGCGGGCGAGAAGGTCCGGCAGAGACCCAAAAACGAGCATGACCGAACAGTTACGAGAAGAGAAACGGAAGATAGAGGAGTTGCACGAGATTGCCTCCGAAATGGAGACCTGTACCAGCGAGGCGGAGGTCTACCGCCTCGGCGTGGACGCCGCAGAGGGGATTTTGGAGTT from Halorussus pelagicus includes:
- a CDS encoding ABC transporter ATP-binding protein, coding for MMDASTRTATEESERSEAVVECDRVTRRYERGGGGGWFSFGDDAEERPTVTALKDMSLTIERGEFVGLSGPSGSGKSTLIHLLSGLDAPTEGTVTLAGEDVSSLTQKQLTRLRLEQVGIVFQRFHLMPSLSARANVALPLVERGLGKSERREQAADLLEKVGLGDRQSHRPGELSGGEQQRVAVARALAGDPLVVFADEPTGELDTDTGAVILDLLGDLAEERAVVIASHDERALARTDRVVRLRDGQVQDA
- a CDS encoding DUF4112 domain-containing protein, whose amino-acid sequence is MEPESQEHGAKIEVSVEKEPPGMERVRIIADLLDEAVELPVINYKIGLDPILGILPVGGDTLSAAISLYIVAEGAQMGASRDTVLKMLLNVGVDAATGSIPVLGTLIDAVWKANKRNVALLEDEFGKGY
- a CDS encoding ABC transporter permease, which codes for MSAVRRWLGLVGVALRRTATKATRTAPRQTAVSVLGVAIAVALMLVVTATGLGLVQGTTVRGDAVDYWVVPESGGASTMVVSTDSAKLGDVHAKGDALNADNRIEYATPVGISVLKVETDGGGSEYVLGVGVVGSPKLDGVAGLPTAPLAPGDPYYANGSYDGEWTGEAVLSSGAAQRLGVNESANISASGAIAGSGDRQWQVTAAEQAAVESGLSGMPVMLVHLSELQAITGAQSGDQADQILVQSNVGGLESSLEERFAGASAVTRSGFTAQNSVDSDLPLAMGLAALLIAVVVGTLFVATTQGLQVEADSEQLATLTAIGFSRRARAVLLVVQALALTLVGGALGIVLAYGTTAITNYAATRAIAPVPIATFHPLLVVYGLGVSAFIGILVAPYLLAMEGRTEGVTEVIR
- the aglF gene encoding UTP--glucose-1-phosphate uridylyltransferase AglF, with amino-acid sequence MKAVILAAGKGTRLRPLTDDKPKGMVEIDGKPILTHCFEQLAELGADEFVVVVGYRKQDIIEHYDDEFEGVPITYSHQREQKGLAHALLTVEEHIEDDFMLMLGDNVFDANLGDVKKRQQEDRADAAFLTEEVPYEEADRYGVCDTNDYGEITDVVEKPEDPPSNLVMTGFYTFTPAIFHACHLVQPSNRGEYEISEAIDLLIQSGRTIDAIRMDGWRVDVGYPEDRDRAERLLRGEDPESNADSADSADSESEPATSSAEASSD
- a CDS encoding ABC transporter permease encodes the protein MSRLRVAASVAAAQLRHDRARTVLAVVGIAVAVLSTTLLASLGYGVFETGQQKFDASGRDLWVTGGSLSDGPGGFGTSITDAHETAGDIESLDAVQSSVPMAFQAVYVGNGSGNMQTLVGVGVPGGGGAVEISEGEGFHTYDQHYAGGDYDGNMTYSVIIDTRTAEMYDVGVGDTLQIGGSVESAKNHEFTVVGISPTFSSFLGAPTTTMHLGELQRITGTTGTDKATFITVNVNDGADVSTVEQRLQREYPDYTIRTNDEQMRAVLQHNAVVIAVGGALVVLSVVAGFALTLNVLSIVVFQQKEELAALTALGVSSKTLVAMVAGQGVLLGALGGVLGVAVTPPFVVGLNFVAAEIVGFEGLVQAPGSVLALGGAIALVIGTLAAAVAGWRTLRTVGIDQLAR
- a CDS encoding metal-dependent hydrolase, which encodes MWPWGHLAVGYLLYSFFVHASARRAPDGYATVALALGTQFPDLVDKPLAWTFGVLPNGRSLAHSLVLALVLLALLVVLFRRLDRGTMATAFAVGYFSHLFGDALDPLLAGDFYSLGFLAWPLVAPIQYETEQSFVAHLQELSPAALVSDEGLFALLMVVLWLYDGAPGLRVVAAIPQWVGRRLSV
- a CDS encoding DUF7282 domain-containing protein, whose amino-acid sequence is MLVFGTVFGGAVTTLGATGPETAADQSPPNELMAQNQTEANTTVTFDNQTSDGTVVTISQVTLADGGFVVVHDEELLNGSVLGSVRGVSEYLEAGTHENVEVTLDEPIEESRTLLALAYQDTNDNQTFDFVDSQGAEDGAYTVDNQVVADEAAVTVEGTDGTPTEVPPETETPTETPTTTEEPPETETPTETTTTEEPPETEPPTETPTETTTAETPTETTTTTETPTETTTTETLTETTTTETPTETPTETTSTETTTTTETPTETTTTETTTTTETPTETTTTETTTTETPTETPTETTTTEKPAETTTTETPTKATTTTEAAEPSVPEQTIRFRIDNVRVNEFSFVVGDADDVDRTVVVEDRLVSDQTLRVDLTKILRGASVEESVGEAASEDRQVARSDRQNVRFVFRNVSVQNVEFVVTAPEDAEFDLPDEMMPDTTTTETTTEETTTETTTTETTTEEPPEETTTTETTTAEETPTETTTTAEPAAEPSLRVVSIAAPETIVLEEGELVVNAQVRNPSEQILTDTVQLRIDGTVIEEQRVEVDPGESAQVQYRLDESDLGLDSGETFLDVLTSDFGKSIQVTVQDAPPENGDDDDEDSN